Part of the bacterium genome is shown below.
CACGGCCGTCTTCCAGTATGCGCAAGACTATGACGAGAAGTACCCGACGACGGCGCTCCGCTATGACGGCACACCCGGCCTGGGCGGGGAGTTCATGACCCCGTATGCCATCTGGATGGAGCTGATCTTCCCGTACTGCAAGAACTGGCAGATCTTCATCTGCCCCAGCAAGTCCACGGCGGGCTCCGTGACTGGCCGGTTGAGCGGCCAGGTGATCCCGAATGCGGCCTATGGGGGGTACACCGGCAACCAGTGCTTTGGGTACGCCAGCGACGGCATCGCCATGGCAGCGCTGCAGACGCCGGCCGAGATCATCTACGCCAGCGAGGGCATCTACTGGTGCACGCGGCCGTACTGGTGGCCGGCGAACTACGCCCTGGACCCGCGCCACAACAACGGCGTCAACTGCGCTTTCGCCGATGGGCACGCCAAGTGGCTGCAGGTCACCGAAGCCCGCAAGCTGACGTACTGGTACTTC
Proteins encoded:
- a CDS encoding DUF1559 domain-containing protein, which codes for MKRGFTLIELLVVIAIIAILAAILFPVFAKAREKARQTSCLSNMRQISTAVFQYAQDYDEKYPTTALRYDGTPGLGGEFMTPYAIWMELIFPYCKNWQIFICPSKSTAGSVTGRLSGQVIPNAAYGGYTGNQCFGYASDGIAMAALQTPAEIIYASEGIYWCTRPYWWPANYALDPRHNNGVNCAFADGHAKWLQVTEARKLTYWYFTGGAFTSPN